The bacterium genome includes a region encoding these proteins:
- a CDS encoding CvpA family protein, with the protein MPRTITLNWIDWVTLAIVLVSILRGARFGALAGLLDLGGLVATYLTAAALYPRGAELLRRLPGLSRSWEGLIAFVVIWLALYLPLGILIRWIFARAQFPASGLLGGILGVARGIVLATSLLMLTLAAPFRGVVTADAHRSQVAPYLLSGSERVQAMLLPALPVHVPRLGPGGSTF; encoded by the coding sequence ATGCCCCGCACGATCACACTGAACTGGATCGACTGGGTCACCCTCGCGATCGTGCTGGTGTCGATTCTCCGGGGCGCGCGCTTCGGCGCGCTGGCCGGCCTGCTCGATCTCGGCGGGCTCGTCGCGACCTATCTCACGGCGGCGGCCCTGTACCCGCGCGGCGCCGAGTTGCTGCGCCGGTTGCCGGGCCTGAGCCGATCCTGGGAAGGACTCATCGCGTTCGTCGTGATCTGGCTCGCGCTGTACCTGCCGCTCGGCATCCTGATCCGCTGGATCTTCGCCCGCGCGCAGTTTCCCGCGTCCGGCCTCCTGGGCGGCATCCTGGGCGTGGCCCGCGGGATCGTCCTCGCCACCTCGCTGCTCATGCTGACGCTCGCGGCGCCCTTTCGCGGCGTCGTCACGGCGGACGCCCATCGGTCGCAGGTCGCCCCGTATCTGTTGAGCGGCAGCGAGCGCGTCCAGGCGATGCTGCTGCCCGCGCTGCCGGTGCACGTGCCGAGGCTGGGCCCGGGCGGCTCCACGTTCTGA
- the polX gene encoding DNA polymerase/3'-5' exonuclease PolX produces MSPRNLELAHLLSEIADFLELKQESSFRVNAYRKGARAVESLSEDVAAVAARGELRKIPGVGAGLAEKIEEYLRTGAITYHETLRGDLPAGLPELMTIPEVGPKTALLLYRELGIADVDALEQACRDGRVRALPRLGARSETNILKGIERRRQQGTRRPAFEVRPLVDAVVDGLRRAAGVEAVSVAGSLRRLRDTVADIDIVVGAVDPPAVMGALVALPQIAQVLSKGPTRASVLLGRMAVQCDVRVVEPVSYGAALQYFTGSKEHNVRLREIAVRRGLRINEYGVYDVAAAPAPDPAGDAAGRAGRRIGGATEEEVYAAVGLPWIPPEIREGQGEIEAAQRGELPALVTLEEIRGDLHMHTQWSDGKDTAEVMARAAASRGYEYCCITDHSQSLKFARGVTVEDLRAHAAAVRGLSDAVGIRVLMGAEVDILGDGSLDYPDDVLAGLDLVVGSIHSRFRMARDEMTKRVIRALEHPHLDVLGHPTGRLIGERPPYDLDIDAVLEAARRTETAIEINASPDRLDLPDVHVRAARERGVLVAIDTDAHQKAHLAFMPYGVGVARRGWMDAAHVVNAWPLATLLAFLAR; encoded by the coding sequence ATCAGCCCTCGGAACCTCGAACTCGCTCACCTCTTGTCGGAGATCGCCGACTTTCTTGAGCTCAAGCAGGAATCGTCGTTCCGGGTCAATGCCTACCGCAAGGGCGCCCGCGCGGTCGAGAGCCTAAGCGAGGACGTCGCGGCCGTCGCCGCGCGCGGGGAGCTGCGAAAGATCCCCGGCGTCGGCGCGGGCCTCGCGGAGAAGATCGAGGAGTATCTTCGCACGGGCGCGATCACGTACCATGAGACCCTGCGGGGCGATCTCCCGGCCGGGCTGCCGGAGTTGATGACGATTCCCGAGGTCGGGCCCAAGACGGCGCTGCTGCTGTACCGGGAGCTCGGCATCGCCGACGTGGACGCGCTCGAGCAGGCCTGCCGCGACGGACGCGTGCGCGCGCTGCCGCGGCTCGGCGCGCGGTCCGAGACGAACATCTTGAAGGGGATCGAGCGGCGCCGGCAGCAGGGCACGCGCCGGCCCGCCTTCGAGGTACGCCCGCTCGTGGACGCGGTGGTGGACGGGCTCCGGCGTGCGGCGGGCGTCGAGGCGGTGAGTGTGGCCGGGAGTCTGCGCCGGCTGCGCGATACGGTCGCCGACATCGACATCGTGGTCGGGGCGGTGGACCCGCCGGCGGTGATGGGGGCGCTCGTCGCGCTGCCCCAAATCGCGCAGGTGCTGTCGAAGGGTCCGACCCGGGCGAGCGTGCTGCTCGGCCGCATGGCCGTCCAGTGCGACGTGCGGGTGGTCGAGCCGGTCTCCTACGGCGCGGCGCTGCAGTACTTCACCGGCAGCAAGGAGCACAACGTGCGCCTGCGGGAGATCGCGGTGCGCCGCGGGCTGCGCATCAACGAGTACGGCGTGTACGACGTCGCCGCGGCGCCCGCGCCCGATCCGGCCGGGGACGCCGCCGGCCGGGCCGGCCGCCGGATCGGCGGGGCGACCGAGGAAGAAGTGTACGCCGCGGTCGGGCTGCCGTGGATTCCGCCCGAGATTCGGGAGGGGCAGGGCGAAATCGAGGCGGCGCAGCGCGGCGAGCTGCCGGCGCTCGTGACGCTCGAAGAGATCCGCGGCGACCTGCACATGCACACGCAGTGGAGCGACGGCAAGGACACCGCGGAGGTGATGGCGCGGGCGGCCGCGTCCCGCGGCTACGAGTACTGCTGCATTACCGATCATTCGCAGTCCCTCAAGTTCGCGCGCGGCGTCACGGTGGAGGATCTGCGGGCGCACGCGGCGGCCGTCCGCGGGCTGTCCGACGCGGTGGGGATCCGGGTGCTGATGGGCGCCGAGGTGGACATTCTCGGCGACGGATCGCTCGACTATCCCGACGACGTGCTGGCCGGGCTGGATCTGGTGGTCGGCTCGATCCACAGCCGGTTCCGGATGGCGCGCGACGAGATGACGAAGCGGGTGATCCGCGCGCTCGAGCATCCCCACCTCGACGTGCTCGGCCATCCGACGGGGCGGCTGATCGGCGAGCGCCCGCCGTACGACCTGGACATTGACGCCGTCCTCGAGGCCGCGCGGCGGACCGAGACGGCGATCGAGATCAACGCATCGCCGGACCGGCTGGACCTGCCCGACGTGCACGTCCGGGCGGCCCGTGAGCGCGGCGTCCTGGTCGCGATCGACACCGACGCGCACCAAAAGGCGCACCTCGCGTTCATGCCCTACGGCGTCGGCGTCGCCCGGCGCGGTTGGATGGACGCGGCCCACGTCGTCAACGCCTGGCCGCTCGCCACGCTGCTCGCCTTTTTGGCCCGCTAG
- a CDS encoding DNA-3-methyladenine glycosylase has translation MAPRLPRTFFARPTIVVARDLLGCYLVHETSHGRLCGRLVEVEAYLGPRDPASHAYRRTPRSEVMWGPPGTAYVYFSYGNHACLNVVTEPEGIAGAVLLRAIEPVDGIDEMARRRGTGVPRLIGGGPGRLTEALGVTLADNRADLVRGPLYLARGAAPRRIVATPRIGISVATDVPWRFVDSDSPCLSRPLGRRPRKRPEVPRRRGRRPRKRPEVPGRRGRRTRSGRRSRARRGRRLRKRPEVPRRRGRSGAPVRQSAPDRSGGRGRAARG, from the coding sequence GTGGCGCCGCGTCTGCCGCGGACGTTCTTTGCGCGCCCGACGATCGTCGTCGCCCGCGATCTCCTCGGTTGCTACCTGGTGCACGAGACCTCCCACGGGCGCCTGTGCGGCCGGCTCGTGGAGGTCGAGGCGTATCTCGGACCGCGCGATCCCGCGAGCCACGCCTACCGGCGCACCCCGCGCAGCGAAGTGATGTGGGGCCCCCCGGGCACGGCCTACGTCTACTTTAGCTACGGCAATCACGCGTGCCTGAACGTCGTGACGGAGCCGGAAGGCATCGCCGGGGCGGTGCTGCTCCGGGCGATCGAGCCGGTCGACGGCATCGACGAGATGGCGCGCCGGCGCGGGACGGGCGTGCCGCGGCTGATCGGGGGAGGGCCGGGCCGGCTCACCGAGGCGCTCGGCGTGACGCTGGCCGACAACCGCGCGGATCTCGTGCGGGGACCGCTCTACCTCGCGCGCGGCGCGGCGCCGCGCCGGATCGTGGCGACGCCGCGCATCGGGATCTCGGTGGCCACCGACGTGCCGTGGCGCTTCGTCGATTCGGACTCTCCGTGCCTCTCGCGGCCGCTCGGCAGGAGGCCGCGGAAGCGGCCGGAGGTCCCGCGCAGACGGGGCAGGAGGCCGCGGAAGCGGCCGGAGGTCCCGGGCAGACGGGGCAGGAGGACGCGAAGCGGCCGGAGGTCCCGCGCAAGACGGGGCAGGAGGCTGCGGAAGCGGCCGGAGGTCCCGCGCAGACGGGGCAGGAGCGGTGCGCCGGTGCGCCAAAGTGCGCCTGACAGATCGGGCGGCCGCGGTCGTGCGGCACGGGGGTGA